The genomic interval CTTAACTGCCCGTTTTCTACCTCATTCGCTATAACCGTAGAAATTAGTATTATAGCGATGATATTAAACGAAACAACGAGGTGCTCAGAAATATTAATTATAGGAAAGTTTAAGGAAGTCACATAATCTGGCTGTCCCGGTGACACTCGTTCATTCCAATTTAAGTAGTATTTAACTGAGCCGACCGACATTAAAGGTATAAAAAATAGTATTATCCATGACACCTTTTGGGACCATAGTCGTTCAAACTCTGAAATGAAAAGTCCTCTCATGATGTCATCATCTCCACAAATATATCTTCAAGTCTCTTACTTGGATCCTTAATTAACTCTTCTTTACTTCCTTGTATAACAAGCTTACCGTTACGAATAATGACAAGACGATCACACATTTGTTGGATTTCATCTAATAAATGACTAGAGATGAGAAATGTTAAATTTTTCTTTTCACGAAGTTCAAGAATTAATTCTCTTAGCTCCCTCATTCCCATAGGGTCAAGACCATTTGCCGGCTCATCTAATAAAATGACATCTGGTTCCCCTAAAAGAGCTTGAGCAATTCCTAGTCTTTGCCGCATACCTAATGAGTAATTTTTAATTTTCACATCGGCATCCTCTGTTAGCCTTACAATGGATAACGCTGCCTCAACTTGTTCTAACTGCTCTTTTCTAGATAGATCAGGATATAATCTCGCTAAATTTTGTAACATCTTTCTTCCTGTCATATATGGAAAAAAGATAGGCGACTCTATAATCGCTCCTACATTTCTTAACGCCTGTTGTCTATCTTTATTTACATCTTTACCACCCACTAATATTGTCCCTTCAGTGGGGCGAATAAGCCCTGTAAACATTCGCATAAGGGTTGTCTTCCCTGCTCCGTTTGGTCCTAAAAAGCCGCATATATCTCCTTTATACACCCTGGTCGAGAATTGGTTTACGATATTCTTTCCACTCACTGTTTTTGTAATGTTATTTGCTTCTAAAACAACTTCTTTTTTCATGTTCAATCCCTCCTTACGCTTAATATAAAAGACAAATATAAATAAAAAATAAAGAAAAGAAAAAAACTCACACTTTTGTGAGTTTTTATTGAATTTCAACCT from Peribacillus asahii carries:
- a CDS encoding ABC transporter ATP-binding protein, which translates into the protein MKKEVVLEANNITKTVSGKNIVNQFSTRVYKGDICGFLGPNGAGKTTLMRMFTGLIRPTEGTILVGGKDVNKDRQQALRNVGAIIESPIFFPYMTGRKMLQNLARLYPDLSRKEQLEQVEAALSIVRLTEDADVKIKNYSLGMRQRLGIAQALLGEPDVILLDEPANGLDPMGMRELRELILELREKKNLTFLISSHLLDEIQQMCDRLVIIRNGKLVIQGSKEELIKDPSKRLEDIFVEMMTS